In a genomic window of Lycium ferocissimum isolate CSIRO_LF1 chromosome 9, AGI_CSIRO_Lferr_CH_V1, whole genome shotgun sequence:
- the LOC132032178 gene encoding uncharacterized mitochondrial protein AtMg00860-like has translation MTAIFHDMMHREIEVYVDDVIIKSRVGDDQLEHLRRFFDRLRKYDLKLKPAKCAFGVPAGKLLGFVVSHHGIELDPTKIKAIQEFPPPRTKKEVMSFLGRLNYIRHFIAQSTVIIKPILKLLKKDATTKWTEDCQKAFGTIKRYMSNLPVLIPPRLESSLLLYMSVSENAFGCMLA, from the coding sequence ATGACCgccatttttcatgatatgatgcatagaGAGATTGAGGTGTATGTGGACGACGTCATCATCAAGTCTCGAGTGGGTGATGATCAGCTCGAGCACTTAAGAAGATTCTTCGACAGACTCCGCAAGTACGATCTAAAGTTGAAACCTGCAAAAtgcgcatttggagtgcctgcTGGAAAATTACTAGGATTTGTAGTCAGTCATCATGGTATTGAGTtagatcccacaaagatcaaagcaatccaagaatTCCCACCACcaagaacaaagaaagaggtcatgagtttcttaggaaggttgaattacattAGACACTTCATCGCCCAGTCCACAGTAATCATAAAACCAATTCTCAAACTCCTCAAGAAAGATGCTACAACTAAATGGACGGAGGACTGTCAGAAAGCCTTTGGCACAATCAAGAGATACATGTCAAATCTACCCGTTTTGATCCCGCCAAGGCTGGAAAGTTCTTTGTTGCTATACATGTCAGTATCAGAAAATGCTTTTGGGTGCATGTTGGcataa
- the LOC132032177 gene encoding uncharacterized protein LOC132032177: protein METPDNMSATSPYVNLVSDDENMEATSEKNRQWDDRMALATARMKEAVQTTYAANEKMKEVETLLAYVEELTKKHPANQIGATFQTPLRQNTTHVGNSSHQTSAFQTPAPATNTNAYQAPRATGAPAIHRVQPNVTFQDHVTHIDSLPELENMEMFFEARIDKIEKEMGKKIAELEHGSKKKEGLRYSDLCIHPDLGLPEGFKIPKFDHFNGSSNPRANLRSYCDQLVGNGENEALLIRLFSRSLSATAMEWFISQDIS from the exons atggagactccaGACAACATGAGTGCGACTTCTCCTTACGTCAACCTAGTCAGTGACGATGAGAACATGGAAGCGACAAGTGAGAAAAATCGACAATGGGATGATAGAATGGCCCTGGCCACTGCTAGAATGAAAGAAGCGGTCCAAACCACTTATGCAGccaatgagaaaatgaaagaagtagaaacTCTCCTAGCTTATGTTGAGGAACTAACTAAGAAACACCCTGCCAATCAG ATTGGGGCTACTTTTCAAACACCACTACGCCAAAACACTACCCATGTGGGGAATTCCTCCCACCAAACCTCAGCTTTTCAAACACCTGCTCCCGCTACAAACACAAATGCTTATCAAGCCCCTCGAGCAACGGGAGCGCCTGCGATCCATCGTGTACAACCAAATGTAACTTTTCAAGATCATGTCACCCATATTGACTCTTTGCCAGAACTGGAGAACATGGAAATGTTCTTTGAAGCAAGAATAGACAAGATCGAGAAGGAGATGGGGAAGAAAATTGCTGAACTAGAACATGGctctaaaaagaaagaagggctGAGATACTCTGATTTGTGCATACATCCAGACCTGGGTCTACCAGAAGgcttcaaaattcccaaatttgatCACTTTAATGGGTCGAGCAATCCCAGAGCCAACTTGAGGTCTTATTGCGACCAGTTGGTGGGAAATGGAGAAAATGAAGCTTTGCTCATAAGGTTGTTTAGTCGAAGTCTGTCAGCAACAGCCATGGAATGGTTTATCTCACAAGATATCAGTTGA